From the Pseudomonas putida genome, one window contains:
- a CDS encoding XRE family transcriptional regulator gives MDLRTAFAGVLRALRLVRGARYADLSDATHRRKIAELENAQTSTTLEQFDALAESLGLDSIALMALCVSVREKAVTRDRVQESMCKLVDFEAAGGMELIQEQFDAVGSLVKRPRGRPLNAENEKAVLALRAEGLSPQQAATRLGLALTSVMEYWRK, from the coding sequence ATGGATCTGAGAACCGCTTTCGCAGGGGTGCTGCGCGCGCTCCGCCTCGTCCGTGGTGCCCGGTATGCCGATCTCTCGGACGCTACGCATCGTCGCAAAATCGCTGAGCTTGAGAACGCTCAGACGAGCACCACCCTTGAGCAGTTCGACGCACTCGCAGAATCCTTAGGTCTTGATTCGATCGCTCTGATGGCGTTGTGTGTGTCTGTACGTGAAAAGGCTGTCACACGTGACAGGGTGCAGGAGTCGATGTGCAAGCTTGTCGACTTTGAGGCAGCCGGCGGTATGGAGTTGATCCAGGAGCAGTTCGACGCTGTCGGATCTTTGGTCAAGCGACCACGTGGCAGGCCACTGAATGCTGAAAATGAGAAGGCGGTGCTCGCGCTTAGAGCTGAAGGTCTGTCACCTCAGCAAGCTGCTACCAGGTTGGGATTGGCGCTGACGTCGGTGATGGAGTATTGGAGGAAATAA